A genomic window from Pseudonocardia broussonetiae includes:
- a CDS encoding DUF3145 domain-containing protein, which produces MNARGVVFVHSSPTAVCPHVEWAISGVLGTKVSLHWTPQAAVQGQLRAECTWNGPAGSGGAIAGALRAWSMLRFEVTEEPTPGVDGERFCHVPNLGLWSGRTSANGDIVVAEDQLRTLMASSTPAQIPGRLHDLLGTAWDEALEPFRLAGDGAPVTWLHQVG; this is translated from the coding sequence GTGAACGCACGCGGCGTGGTCTTCGTCCACTCGTCGCCGACTGCGGTCTGTCCGCACGTCGAGTGGGCGATCTCTGGCGTGCTCGGGACCAAGGTCTCGTTGCACTGGACCCCCCAGGCCGCCGTCCAGGGTCAGCTCCGCGCGGAGTGCACCTGGAACGGCCCGGCCGGCAGCGGGGGCGCGATCGCGGGCGCCCTGCGGGCGTGGTCGATGCTCCGGTTCGAGGTGACCGAGGAGCCCACGCCGGGCGTCGACGGGGAGCGGTTCTGCCACGTCCCGAACCTGGGGCTGTGGAGCGGGCGCACGAGCGCCAACGGCGACATCGTCGTGGCCGAGGACCAGCTGCGGACGCTGATGGCGAGCTCGACGCCCGCGCAGATCCCCGGCCGCCTGCACGACCTGCTGGGCACCGCGTGGGACGAGGCCCTGGAGCCGTTCCGGCTCGCCGGCGACGGCGCCCCGGTCACCTGGCTGCACCAGGTCGGGTAG